Proteins encoded together in one Terriglobus saanensis SP1PR4 window:
- a CDS encoding DUF1844 domain-containing protein codes for MAEKEMPFVVNDRRKFNMEGELRDPSAHKEQPVEEAPVAPVEATPAATSEPHPEGLPEIVEDEPALPPPPTEEEIAKVKFAYEQTADRLDTMMRASNPGGDHLPPMSFDRLVQSLYMTAMMQLGAGAQPGEQPRVDILGARQSIEMLRVLEEKSVNNVNENETTLIQSALFELRMAFLEITQALARSAQAKQQQQPGGPGMPGGPLGGPKLVR; via the coding sequence ATGGCCGAAAAAGAGATGCCCTTCGTCGTCAACGACCGCCGCAAGTTCAACATGGAAGGCGAACTGCGCGATCCCTCCGCTCACAAGGAGCAGCCCGTAGAAGAGGCTCCAGTCGCTCCGGTGGAAGCGACCCCGGCAGCAACCTCAGAGCCTCATCCCGAGGGTTTGCCGGAGATCGTGGAAGATGAACCTGCGCTCCCACCGCCGCCCACAGAAGAAGAGATCGCCAAGGTGAAGTTCGCCTACGAGCAAACCGCTGATCGTCTTGACACGATGATGCGCGCCTCGAACCCCGGCGGAGACCACCTGCCGCCCATGTCCTTCGACCGCCTGGTGCAGTCGCTCTACATGACCGCCATGATGCAACTCGGCGCAGGCGCACAGCCCGGCGAACAGCCGCGCGTCGACATTCTCGGCGCACGTCAGAGCATCGAAATGCTTCGCGTCCTCGAAGAAAAATCCGTCAATAACGTCAACGAAAACGAGACGACCTTGATCCAGAGCGCGCTCTTCGAACTGCGCATGGCCTTCCTCGAAATCACACAGGCCCTGGCCCGTTCCGCACAGGCCAAGCAGCAACAGCAGCCCGGCGGACCTGGCATGCCCGGAGGGCCGCTCGGCGGACCCAAACTCGTCCGCTAG
- a CDS encoding YgfZ/GcvT domain-containing protein: MTQPLSDSLRALTTSAAFVSVGSGWIRVTGSDRVRWLNGMTTNSVQALAPGQGAYTFFLNAQGRIQGDAVIWAEADHLLLQTSPAQTEKLIALLDRFIIMDDVELADVSADQHVLQILGVRAEDFLNSAGLTPPPTELTRISHTDAQIARLPGAVVPRFEIISSSPTALDAISGQFLEEGLSPLADGALEMLRVLEGTPLFGTDIRDRDLPQETAQTRALHFNKGCYLGQEIVERIRSRGNVHRTFHAFLLSGDIPAPGTPLTAEEKPVGEFTSIATLPGGRTLALGYIRREALDRNLALTFPGGTAQPVASPIQIDASDIE, encoded by the coding sequence ATGACTCAGCCACTCTCCGACAGCCTCCGCGCCCTCACCACCTCCGCGGCCTTCGTTTCGGTCGGATCCGGTTGGATCCGAGTCACCGGCTCCGACCGCGTCCGCTGGCTCAACGGCATGACGACCAACTCCGTACAGGCCCTCGCGCCCGGCCAGGGCGCTTACACCTTCTTTCTCAACGCCCAGGGCCGTATCCAGGGCGACGCTGTCATCTGGGCTGAAGCAGACCATCTCCTCCTCCAGACGAGCCCGGCCCAGACAGAAAAGCTCATCGCCCTGCTGGACCGGTTCATCATCATGGACGATGTGGAACTCGCCGACGTTTCAGCAGATCAACACGTTCTGCAAATCCTCGGCGTCCGTGCGGAAGATTTCCTGAACTCCGCTGGCCTTACGCCGCCTCCAACAGAACTCACGCGAATCAGCCACACAGACGCGCAGATCGCGCGCCTTCCCGGCGCCGTGGTGCCACGCTTTGAGATCATCTCCTCTAGCCCAACGGCACTCGACGCCATCTCCGGCCAGTTCCTCGAAGAGGGCCTCAGCCCGCTCGCAGACGGCGCATTGGAAATGCTCCGCGTTCTCGAAGGCACACCCCTCTTCGGCACCGACATCCGCGACCGCGACCTGCCGCAGGAGACCGCCCAGACGCGCGCGCTGCACTTCAACAAAGGCTGCTACCTCGGTCAGGAGATCGTCGAACGCATCCGCTCACGCGGCAACGTCCACCGCACCTTTCACGCCTTCCTTCTTTCGGGCGATATTCCCGCCCCCGGAACGCCGCTCACGGCGGAAGAAAAGCCAGTCGGCGAATTCACCAGCATCGCCACACTTCCCGGCGGACGCACCCTTGCTCTCGGTTATATTCGTCGCGAGGCGCTTGACCGCAACCTCGCCCTTACCTTCCCGGGCGGCACGGCACAGCCCGTCGCCTCGCCCATCCAGATCGACGCTTCCGACATCGAATAG